In Candidatus Kaistella beijingensis, a genomic segment contains:
- the rpoC gene encoding DNA-directed RNA polymerase subunit beta', which yields MSNKNKTSNFNRITIGLASPESILQDSRGEVLKPETINYRTHKPERDGLFCEKIFGPVKDYECACGKYKRIRYKGIVCDRCGVEVTEKKVRRERIGHINLVVPVAHIWYFRSLPNKIGYLLGLPSKKLDMIIYYERYVVIQPGIAKKADGSDFEDKEFLTEEEYLDILDTLPAENQYLDDSDPNKFVAKMGAEAVEELLRRIDLDALSFDLRHKAHNESSKQRRTEALKRLNVVEALRGANTRMINRPEWMIMRVLPVIPPELRPLVPLDGGRFATSDLNDLYRRVIIRNNRLKRLLEIKAPEVILRNEKRMLQESVDSLFDNTRKSSAVKSESNRPLKSLSDSLKGKQGRFRQNLLGKRVDYSARSVIVVGPNLQLHECGIPKDMAAELYKPFIIRKLIERGIVKTVKSAKRIIDRKEPVVYDILENVMKGHPVLLNRAPTLHRLGIQAFQPKMIEGKAIQLHPLVTTAFNADFDGDQMAVHLPLGPEAILEAQLLMLGSQNILNPANGSPITVPSQDMVLGLYFMTKEAHSTEDYKVKGECLAFYSPEEVEIAYAEGQVSLNAKVRCRLPIKENGALVTKLTETTVGRILFNQIVPKEVGYVNELLTKKSLRNVIGRILADTDFPTTVKFLDDMKNLGYSNAFKGGLSFSLGDIVIPAEKKTMIATAVENVDEIKANYNMGLITDTERYNQVIDVWTNTNAGLTEMIMSRMKTDQGGFNSVYMMLDSGARGSKEQIRQLSGMRGLMAKPQKAGSTGAEIIENPIVANFKEGLSILEYFISTHGARKGLADTALKTADAGYLTRRLVDVAQDVIITEDDCGTLRGTEVAPLKKNDEIVERLSERILGRVSLHDVYDPETDEVIVTADSIIDEALAKQIENAGIEVVEVRSPLTCEAKKGICAKCYGRNLATGKPIHMGEAVGVIAAQSIGEPGTQLTLRTFHQGGTAGNISENPSIVARRDGIVEMDEVRTVTSENDEGKKAEIVVSRSTEFRLVADNAARTPLMVGNLPYGSEIFVKPGDKVAKGEMIAKWDPYNAVIIAETSGKVEYEDIIQGVSFQLEIDEQTGFEEKVISESRNKKAVPTLKVVDSKGVEQKAYNLPVGAHLMVNDGEKIKAGKILIKIPRKSAKAGDITGGLPRVTELFEARNPSNPAVVTEIDGVVSYGKIKRGNRELIVEAKTGEISKYLVKLSNQILVQENDFVRAGSPLSDGSITPDDILKIKGPTAVQEYLVNEIQEVYRLQGVKIDDKHFEIIVRQMMTKVEIVDGGDTQFLEGALEHKYDFLEENNRVFGLKVVTEAGDSKEFKPGQMITARELRDENSKLKREDLALVEVREALPATATPVLQGITRAALQTKSFMSAASFQETTKVLNEAAVSGKVDYLSGLKENVIVGHRIPAGTGLKEYQNVIVGSKKEFEDIN from the coding sequence ATGTCAAATAAAAATAAAACAAGTAATTTCAACAGAATTACGATCGGTCTTGCTTCTCCCGAATCTATTTTACAGGATTCAAGAGGTGAAGTCTTAAAACCGGAAACCATTAACTACAGAACGCACAAACCTGAACGTGACGGTCTTTTCTGCGAAAAAATCTTCGGGCCTGTAAAGGATTACGAATGTGCTTGTGGAAAATACAAAAGAATCCGTTACAAAGGAATCGTGTGCGACAGATGTGGGGTAGAAGTTACCGAAAAGAAAGTGCGTCGTGAAAGAATCGGGCACATCAATTTGGTCGTTCCTGTAGCACACATTTGGTATTTCCGTTCATTGCCGAACAAAATCGGTTACCTTCTTGGATTGCCGTCCAAAAAGTTGGACATGATTATCTATTACGAAAGATATGTCGTGATTCAACCGGGAATTGCAAAGAAAGCAGATGGTTCCGATTTCGAGGACAAAGAATTTTTAACAGAGGAAGAATATTTGGATATCCTAGATACGCTTCCTGCTGAAAACCAATATCTTGATGATTCCGACCCGAATAAATTTGTTGCCAAAATGGGAGCAGAAGCGGTGGAAGAATTATTGAGAAGAATCGATTTGGATGCGTTGTCTTTCGACCTTCGTCACAAAGCTCACAACGAATCTTCAAAACAAAGAAGAACAGAAGCTTTAAAGCGTCTTAACGTTGTAGAAGCTTTAAGAGGAGCAAACACAAGAATGATCAACCGTCCTGAATGGATGATTATGAGAGTTCTTCCCGTAATTCCACCTGAACTAAGACCTTTGGTTCCATTGGATGGTGGTCGTTTCGCGACTTCGGATTTGAATGACCTTTACAGAAGAGTTATCATCAGAAACAACCGTTTGAAGAGACTTTTGGAAATTAAAGCTCCTGAAGTGATCTTAAGAAACGAAAAGAGAATGTTGCAGGAATCTGTAGATTCATTATTCGATAACACAAGAAAATCTTCTGCAGTAAAATCTGAATCAAACAGACCATTGAAATCACTTTCTGATTCATTGAAAGGAAAACAAGGTCGTTTCCGTCAGAACTTATTAGGAAAAAGGGTAGATTATTCTGCACGTTCGGTAATTGTTGTTGGTCCAAACCTTCAACTTCACGAATGTGGTATTCCTAAAGATATGGCGGCAGAACTGTACAAACCGTTCATCATCAGAAAATTAATCGAAAGAGGAATTGTAAAAACCGTAAAATCAGCAAAACGTATCATCGACAGAAAAGAACCTGTTGTTTACGATATTTTGGAAAACGTGATGAAAGGTCACCCAGTACTTTTGAATAGGGCACCTACGCTTCACAGACTTGGTATTCAAGCATTCCAACCAAAAATGATTGAAGGGAAAGCGATTCAACTTCACCCATTGGTAACTACAGCATTCAACGCGGATTTCGATGGTGACCAAATGGCGGTTCACTTACCTTTAGGACCGGAAGCAATTTTGGAAGCGCAGTTGCTAATGTTGGGTTCTCAAAATATTTTGAACCCTGCAAACGGTTCTCCAATCACGGTTCCTTCTCAGGACATGGTTCTTGGTCTTTATTTCATGACTAAAGAAGCACATTCAACAGAAGATTACAAAGTAAAAGGTGAATGTTTGGCGTTCTATTCCCCTGAAGAAGTGGAAATCGCTTATGCTGAAGGACAAGTTTCTTTAAATGCAAAAGTAAGATGCAGATTGCCAATCAAAGAAAACGGTGCTTTGGTAACGAAACTCACGGAAACTACTGTTGGTAGAATTTTGTTCAACCAAATCGTTCCTAAAGAAGTGGGATACGTCAATGAACTTTTGACTAAAAAATCTTTGAGAAACGTTATCGGTAGAATTTTGGCGGATACAGATTTCCCAACTACCGTGAAGTTCTTGGATGATATGAAAAACCTTGGATATTCAAACGCGTTCAAAGGTGGACTTTCTTTCTCATTGGGAGACATCGTGATTCCTGCAGAAAAGAAAACCATGATTGCAACAGCAGTAGAAAATGTGGATGAAATCAAGGCAAACTATAACATGGGTCTTATCACAGACACAGAACGTTACAACCAGGTAATCGACGTTTGGACGAATACCAACGCAGGATTAACCGAGATGATTATGAGCAGAATGAAAACCGACCAAGGTGGATTCAACTCTGTTTATATGATGCTTGATTCCGGAGCGAGGGGTTCAAAAGAACAGATTCGTCAGTTATCCGGAATGAGAGGTTTGATGGCAAAACCACAAAAAGCAGGTTCTACCGGAGCAGAAATTATCGAAAACCCGATTGTGGCTAACTTTAAGGAAGGTCTATCAATTTTGGAATACTTTATTTCTACCCACGGTGCTCGTAAAGGTCTTGCAGATACCGCTTTGAAAACGGCGGATGCAGGTTACTTGACAAGAAGACTTGTTGACGTGGCTCAAGACGTGATCATCACCGAAGACGACTGTGGAACTTTAAGAGGTACCGAAGTTGCTCCATTGAAGAAAAACGACGAAATCGTTGAAAGACTTTCTGAGAGAATTTTGGGTAGAGTTTCTCTTCACGATGTTTACGATCCTGAAACCGATGAGGTGATTGTTACTGCTGATTCCATCATTGATGAAGCATTGGCAAAACAAATCGAAAATGCCGGAATTGAAGTGGTAGAAGTTCGTTCACCGTTAACCTGTGAAGCGAAAAAAGGAATCTGTGCAAAATGTTACGGACGTAACTTGGCAACCGGAAAACCAATTCACATGGGAGAAGCTGTAGGAGTTATCGCAGCACAATCCATTGGTGAACCGGGAACACAGTTGACGTTGAGAACTTTCCACCAAGGAGGTACTGCAGGAAACATTTCAGAAAATCCATCCATCGTTGCAAGACGTGACGGTATCGTGGAAATGGATGAGGTGAGAACTGTAACTTCAGAAAACGACGAAGGTAAAAAAGCTGAAATCGTGGTTTCCCGTTCTACGGAATTCCGTTTGGTTGCAGACAATGCAGCAAGAACTCCACTAATGGTCGGAAACTTACCTTATGGTTCCGAGATTTTCGTGAAGCCGGGTGATAAAGTTGCCAAAGGTGAAATGATCGCGAAATGGGATCCTTACAACGCGGTAATCATCGCTGAAACTTCCGGAAAAGTGGAGTATGAAGACATCATTCAAGGGGTTTCGTTCCAGTTGGAGATCGACGAACAAACCGGTTTCGAGGAAAAAGTAATTTCGGAATCCAGAAACAAAAAAGCGGTTCCTACCTTGAAAGTGGTAGATTCCAAAGGTGTGGAACAGAAAGCGTACAACCTTCCTGTTGGAGCTCACTTAATGGTCAACGACGGTGAAAAAATTAAGGCAGGTAAAATCTTAATTAAAATTCCTCGTAAATCTGCAAAAGCAGGGGATATTACCGGTGGTCTTCCAAGAGTTACCGAATTGTTCGAAGCAAGAAATCCATCGAATCCGGCTGTAGTAACCGAAATCGACGGGGTAGTTTCTTACGGAAAAATCAAGAGAGGTAACCGCGAATTAATCGTGGAAGCAAAAACAGGAGAAATCTCTAAATATTTGGTAAAACTTTCCAACCAAATCTTAGTACAGGAAAACGACTTTGTGAGAGCAGGTTCGCCACTTTCCGACGGTTCCATCACTCCCGATGACATCCTTAAAATCAAAGGACCAACCGCAGTTCAGGAATATTTAGTAAATGAAATTCAGGAAGTTTACCGTCTTCAAGGGGTAAAAATCGACGACAAGCATTTCGAAATCATCGTTCGTCAAATGATGACCAAAGTAGAAATCGTGGACGGAGGTGACACCCAATTCTTGGAAGGCGCTCTTGAACACAAATACGATTTCTTGGAAGAAAATAACCGAGTTTTCGGATTGAAAGTAGTAACAGAAGCCGGAGATTCCAAAGAATTCAAACCGGGACAAATGATTACGGCAAGAGAATTAAGAGATGAAAACTCTAAACTGAAACGTGAAGATTTAGCATTGGTAGAAGTTCGTGAAGCGCTTCCTGCAACGGCAACTCCGGTTCTTCAGGGAATTACCAGAGCAGCGTTGCAAACCAAATCCTTCATGTCTGCAGCATCGTTCCAAGAGACTACAAAAGTTCTTAACGAAGCGGCGGTTTCAGGAAAAGTTGATTATCTTAGCGGTCTAAAAGAAAACGTAATTGTAGGACACAGAATTCCTGCAGGAACAGGGCTTAAAGAATATCAAAACGTAATCGTGGGTTCTAAAAAAGAATTCGAAGACATCAATTAA
- the rpoB gene encoding DNA-directed RNA polymerase subunit beta yields MSKSKAVAKTQSNERINFSAAKGKIETPDFLDIQIQSFKEFFQLDTLPEQRVHETLYKTFEENFPITDSRNQFVLEFLDYLVDSPRYSIDECVERGLTYSVPLKARLKLYCTDPEHEDFQTVVQDVYLGPVPYMTPSGSFIINGAERVIVTQLHRSPGVFFGQTYHANGTKLYYSRIIPFKGSWMEFTTDINNVMYAYIDRKKKLPLTTLLRAIGYESDKDILQIFDLAEEVKVSKAALKKVEGRTLAARVLNTWFEDFVDEDTGEVVSIERNEIILDRETVLEKEHLDLILDAGVKSILIHKENSNEFSIIQNTLQKDPTNSEKEAVEYIYRQLRNADPPDEETARGIIEKLFFSEQRYSLGEVGRYRLNKKLGLNIPEKTEVLTKEDIISIVRHLIELVNSKAEVDDIDHLSNRRIKTVGEQLAGQFGVGLSRIARTIRERMNVRDNEIFTPIDLVNAKTLTSVINSFFGTNQLSQFMDQTNPLSEITHKRRLSALGPGGLSRERAGFEVRDVHHTHYGRICPIETPEGPNIGLISSLGIYAKINNLGFIETPYRKVKDGKVDLKTAAVFLNAEDEEDKVIAQANVEMNDDGTISTERVIARLDGDYPVVEPQQVDLIDVAPNQISGISASLIPFLEHDDANRALMGSNMMRQAVPLLKPEAPVVGTGLEKQVATDSRILINAEGNGVVEYVDADKITIKYERSEDDDLVSFESATKTYNLTKFRKTNQSTTITLRPNVRVGDKVVKGQVLCDGYATENGELALGRNLTVAFMPWKGYNFEDAIVINEKVVREDWFTSIHVDEYSLEVRDTKLGMEELTADIPNVSEEATKDLDENGMIRIGAEVKPGDIMIGKITPKGESDPTPEEKLLRAIFGDKAGDVKDASLKADSSLRGVVINKKLFSRNIKDKKKRTEEKLKLEEIENTYKAKFDDLRNTLLEKLGTLVNGKTSQGVKNDLDEEIIGKGVKFTTKLLQSVEDYVNVSGSDWTVDADKNDLIKQLIHNYKIKYNDIQGVKNREKFAISIGDELPAGIIKLAKVYIAKKRKLNVGDKMAGRHGNKGIVSRIVREEDMPFLEDGTPVDIVLNPLGVPSRMNIGQIYETVLGWAGKKLGLKFATPIFDGANLDQITEYTDQAGLPKYGSTYLYDGGTGERFSQPATVGVIYMLKLGHMVDDKMHARSIGPYSLITQQPLGGKAQFGGQRFGEMEVWALEAFGASNILREILTVKSDDVIGRAKTYEAIAKGEAMPEPGIPESFNVLLHELQGLGLDVRLEE; encoded by the coding sequence ATGAGTAAATCTAAAGCAGTCGCAAAAACTCAGAGTAACGAAAGAATTAATTTCTCTGCAGCAAAGGGGAAAATCGAGACTCCTGACTTTTTGGACATTCAGATCCAGTCATTCAAAGAGTTCTTCCAGTTGGATACCCTTCCGGAGCAGAGAGTTCACGAAACCCTCTACAAAACCTTTGAAGAAAATTTCCCCATCACAGACTCCAGAAACCAATTCGTTTTGGAATTTTTGGATTATCTAGTGGATTCACCACGTTACTCGATCGACGAGTGTGTGGAAAGAGGACTGACTTATTCGGTTCCTTTGAAGGCAAGACTTAAATTGTATTGTACAGACCCTGAACACGAAGATTTTCAGACCGTTGTACAGGACGTTTATTTAGGTCCGGTTCCTTACATGACTCCTTCGGGATCATTCATCATCAATGGTGCGGAACGTGTTATCGTAACGCAGCTTCACCGTTCTCCGGGTGTGTTTTTCGGACAGACTTATCACGCCAACGGAACCAAGTTGTATTATTCCAGAATTATCCCTTTCAAAGGATCTTGGATGGAATTCACAACCGACATCAACAACGTAATGTACGCTTACATCGACCGTAAGAAAAAATTACCGTTGACGACTTTATTGAGAGCAATCGGGTATGAATCCGATAAAGATATCCTTCAAATTTTCGATCTTGCCGAAGAAGTGAAAGTTTCTAAAGCAGCGTTGAAAAAAGTAGAAGGTAGAACTTTGGCAGCGAGAGTTTTGAACACTTGGTTCGAAGATTTCGTGGACGAAGATACAGGTGAAGTAGTTTCCATTGAAAGAAACGAAATCATCTTGGATAGAGAAACTGTTCTTGAAAAAGAACATTTAGACCTTATTTTGGATGCAGGTGTGAAATCGATTTTGATTCACAAAGAAAATTCAAACGAGTTCTCTATCATCCAAAATACATTGCAAAAAGACCCTACAAACTCTGAAAAAGAGGCAGTAGAATACATTTACCGCCAGTTAAGAAACGCAGATCCGCCCGATGAAGAAACGGCAAGAGGAATCATTGAAAAATTATTCTTCTCTGAACAGCGTTACTCATTAGGTGAAGTTGGCCGTTACAGATTGAACAAAAAATTAGGTTTAAATATTCCTGAAAAAACGGAAGTTTTAACCAAAGAAGACATCATTTCCATCGTTCGTCACTTGATCGAATTGGTAAACTCCAAAGCGGAAGTTGATGATATCGATCACTTGTCAAACAGAAGAATTAAAACTGTTGGTGAGCAATTGGCAGGACAATTCGGTGTTGGTCTTTCAAGAATTGCAAGAACAATCCGTGAGAGAATGAACGTTAGAGATAACGAAATTTTCACACCGATCGACTTGGTAAACGCAAAAACTTTAACATCGGTAATCAACTCGTTTTTCGGAACCAACCAACTTTCACAATTCATGGATCAAACTAATCCATTGTCGGAAATCACTCACAAGAGAAGACTTTCCGCTTTAGGACCGGGTGGTTTATCCAGAGAAAGAGCAGGTTTCGAGGTTCGTGACGTTCACCATACCCACTACGGAAGAATTTGTCCGATCGAAACTCCGGAAGGACCAAACATCGGTTTGATTTCTTCTTTAGGAATTTATGCGAAAATCAACAATTTAGGATTCATCGAAACTCCGTACAGAAAAGTTAAAGACGGAAAAGTGGACCTTAAAACTGCTGCAGTTTTCTTAAATGCTGAAGACGAAGAAGATAAAGTAATTGCACAGGCAAACGTTGAAATGAATGATGACGGTACCATTTCTACGGAAAGAGTGATCGCTCGTCTTGACGGTGATTATCCTGTAGTTGAGCCACAACAAGTTGACTTAATTGACGTTGCGCCAAACCAAATTTCGGGAATTTCTGCGTCATTAATTCCGTTCTTGGAGCATGATGATGCGAACCGTGCATTGATGGGATCCAACATGATGCGTCAAGCAGTTCCATTGTTGAAACCTGAAGCTCCGGTTGTAGGAACAGGTCTTGAAAAACAGGTGGCAACCGATTCAAGAATTTTGATTAATGCAGAAGGAAACGGTGTTGTAGAATATGTTGACGCAGATAAAATCACCATTAAATATGAAAGAAGCGAGGACGATGATTTAGTATCATTCGAATCTGCGACGAAAACATACAATTTGACCAAATTCAGAAAAACCAACCAAAGTACCACCATCACTTTGAGACCAAACGTAAGAGTAGGCGACAAAGTAGTAAAAGGTCAGGTTCTTTGCGACGGTTACGCAACTGAAAACGGTGAATTGGCATTGGGAAGAAACCTTACTGTAGCGTTCATGCCGTGGAAAGGTTACAACTTCGAGGATGCAATTGTGATCAACGAAAAAGTAGTTCGTGAAGATTGGTTTACTTCAATCCACGTGGATGAATATTCTTTGGAAGTTCGTGATACCAAATTAGGTATGGAAGAATTAACCGCAGATATTCCAAACGTTTCGGAAGAAGCTACCAAAGATCTGGACGAAAACGGGATGATCAGAATTGGTGCGGAAGTAAAACCGGGCGACATCATGATTGGTAAAATCACGCCAAAAGGTGAATCCGACCCAACTCCGGAAGAAAAATTATTGAGAGCGATTTTCGGTGACAAAGCAGGTGATGTGAAAGATGCTTCTTTGAAGGCGGATTCATCATTGAGAGGTGTTGTCATCAATAAAAAATTATTCTCAAGAAATATTAAAGACAAAAAGAAAAGAACCGAAGAAAAACTGAAACTTGAGGAAATCGAAAACACGTACAAAGCGAAATTCGACGATTTAAGAAATACGCTTCTTGAAAAATTAGGAACTCTTGTAAACGGTAAAACTTCTCAAGGTGTGAAAAACGACCTTGATGAAGAAATCATCGGAAAAGGAGTGAAGTTTACGACCAAATTGCTTCAAAGTGTTGAAGACTATGTGAACGTAAGCGGTTCTGATTGGACAGTTGATGCTGATAAAAATGATCTGATCAAGCAATTGATCCACAACTATAAAATCAAGTACAACGATATTCAAGGGGTGAAAAACCGTGAGAAATTCGCAATTTCAATCGGGGACGAGCTTCCGGCAGGGATCATCAAGTTGGCCAAAGTCTATATCGCTAAAAAACGTAAGTTGAATGTAGGTGATAAAATGGCGGGACGTCACGGTAATAAAGGTATCGTATCAAGAATCGTTCGCGAGGAAGATATGCCGTTCCTGGAAGACGGAACTCCTGTTGATATCGTGTTGAATCCATTGGGTGTACCTTCACGTATGAACATCGGACAGATTTACGAAACCGTTCTCGGTTGGGCAGGTAAAAAATTAGGCTTGAAATTCGCGACACCGATTTTCGACGGAGCAAATCTTGACCAAATTACCGAATACACCGATCAAGCGGGACTTCCAAAATACGGAAGCACGTATCTTTATGATGGTGGAACAGGTGAAAGATTCTCACAACCTGCAACTGTTGGTGTAATTTACATGTTGAAATTGGGACACATGGTTGATGATAAAATGCACGCACGTTCTATCGGACCTTACTCATTGATTACGCAGCAACCATTAGGAGGTAAAGCACAATTCGGTGGACAGAGATTTGGGGAGATGGAAGTTTGGGCGCTTGAAGCGTTCGGAGCATCAAATATTTTACGTGAAATCTTGACCGTAAAATCTGATGACGTGATTGGTAGAGCGAAAACGTATGAAGCGATTGCAAAAGGTGAAGCGATGCCTGAACCGGGTATTCCTGAATCTTTCAACGTATTGCTTCACGAACTTCAAGGTCTTGGATTAGACGTTCGTTTGGAAGAATAA
- the rplL gene encoding 50S ribosomal protein L7/L12, which yields MSDLKNLAETLVNLTVKDVNELAAILKDEYGIEPAAAAVVVSGGAGGGEAAEEKTEFDVILKSAGASKLAVVKLVKDLTGAGLKEAKDMVDGAPAPIKQGISKDEAEALKKQLEEAGAEVELK from the coding sequence ATGTCAGATTTAAAAAATTTAGCTGAAACGCTAGTAAACTTAACAGTAAAAGACGTAAATGAATTAGCTGCAATCCTTAAGGATGAGTACGGCATTGAGCCTGCTGCTGCTGCGGTAGTTGTATCAGGAGGTGCAGGCGGTGGAGAAGCTGCGGAAGAAAAAACAGAATTCGACGTAATCTTGAAATCAGCCGGTGCTTCTAAATTGGCTGTAGTTAAATTGGTAAAAGATTTAACAGGTGCAGGTCTAAAAGAAGCTAAAGATATGGTTGACGGTGCTCCAGCTCCAATTAAGCAGGGTATTTCTAAAGACGAAGCTGAAGCTTTGAAAAAGCAACTTGAAGAAGCTGGTGCTGAAGTAGAATTGAAATAA
- the rplJ gene encoding 50S ribosomal protein L10, which translates to MTKENKVVAIQEIKDLLQDAKVVYVADLEGLNAGKSSDFRRQAFKNNIKVKVVKNTLLQKAMEQIEGVDYSEMFDTFKGNSALMISETANAPAKLIQSFRKKEEKPALKSAFVQETFYLGDNNLDTLVNIKSREEMIGEIIGLLQSPIQRLVSALQNKEEATGKAEEAPVAEVAAPAEEPKTEEAKTEEAPAAEAAPETPEASAEGEAPAAE; encoded by the coding sequence ATGACTAAAGAAAATAAAGTTGTAGCAATACAAGAGATTAAAGATTTGCTTCAGGATGCAAAAGTAGTTTATGTAGCAGATCTAGAAGGTTTGAACGCTGGAAAATCATCAGATTTCAGAAGACAGGCCTTCAAAAACAACATCAAAGTAAAAGTGGTAAAAAATACTTTGCTTCAGAAAGCAATGGAACAGATTGAAGGAGTGGATTACTCTGAAATGTTCGATACTTTCAAAGGAAACTCTGCATTGATGATTTCTGAAACAGCAAACGCACCGGCGAAGTTGATTCAGTCTTTCAGAAAAAAAGAGGAAAAACCGGCTTTGAAATCCGCTTTCGTTCAGGAAACTTTCTATTTGGGAGATAACAATCTTGATACATTGGTAAACATCAAGTCAAGAGAGGAAATGATTGGAGAAATCATCGGATTACTTCAGTCGCCTATCCAGAGATTGGTTTCTGCGCTTCAAAACAAAGAAGAAGCTACAGGAAAAGCAGAAGAAGCACCAGTTGCTGAAGTTGCTGCACCTGCTGAAGAGCCAAAAACTGAAGAAGCAAAAACAGAGGAAGCTCCGGCTGCAGAAGCTGCTCCTGAAACACCGGAAGCAAGCGCAGAAGGAGAAGCTCCAGCTGCAGAATAA
- the rplA gene encoding 50S ribosomal protein L1: MAKLTKKQKEVASKLEKNKIYNLDEASALVKELNYAKFDASVDLAVRLGVDPRKANQMVRGVVSLPHGTGKDVKVLALVTPDKEAEAKEAGADYVGLDEYLDKIKGGWTDVDVIVTMPAVMGKLGPLGRVLGPRGLMPNPKSGTVTMEIGKAVSEVKSGKIDFKVDKYGIIHAGIGKVSFDAAKIKENASELIQTLIKLKPTAAKGTYVKSIYLSSTMSPGIAVDTKSVN, translated from the coding sequence ATGGCAAAATTAACGAAGAAGCAAAAAGAAGTTGCAAGCAAACTAGAGAAGAACAAAATTTATAATTTGGACGAAGCATCGGCATTGGTGAAGGAACTGAATTATGCAAAATTCGACGCTTCTGTAGATTTAGCAGTTAGATTGGGTGTAGATCCTAGAAAAGCAAACCAAATGGTGAGAGGAGTTGTTTCTCTTCCTCACGGAACTGGTAAAGACGTAAAAGTTCTTGCATTAGTAACTCCAGACAAAGAAGCAGAAGCTAAAGAAGCCGGAGCAGACTATGTAGGATTAGACGAATATTTAGATAAAATCAAAGGAGGTTGGACAGATGTTGACGTTATTGTAACAATGCCTGCTGTAATGGGGAAATTAGGACCATTGGGTAGAGTTTTGGGACCAAGAGGTTTGATGCCGAATCCAAAATCCGGAACCGTAACGATGGAAATCGGAAAAGCGGTATCTGAAGTAAAATCAGGTAAAATTGATTTTAAAGTTGACAAATACGGAATCATCCACGCTGGAATCGGTAAAGTATCTTTCGACGCTGCGAAAATCAAAGAAAACGCTTCAGAATTGATCCAAACTTTGATTAAATTGAAACCAACTGCCGCTAAAGGAACTTATGTGAAGTCAATCTACTTGTCTTCTACCATGAGCCCTGGAATCGCTGTTGATACTAAATCTGTAAACTAA
- the rplK gene encoding 50S ribosomal protein L11 — MAKKVFKMVKLQVKGGAANPSPPVGPALGSAGVNIMEFCKQFNGRTQDKPGQVLPVVITVYEDKSFEFVIKTPPAAIQLLEAAKLKGGSGEPNRNKVGSVSWAQVQKIAEDKMTDLNCFTMDSALTMVAGTARSMGIRVTGTKPTNA, encoded by the coding sequence ATGGCTAAAAAAGTCTTTAAAATGGTAAAACTTCAGGTGAAGGGTGGCGCTGCCAATCCTTCTCCACCAGTAGGTCCAGCTTTGGGTTCTGCAGGTGTGAACATCATGGAGTTTTGTAAACAATTTAACGGAAGAACACAAGACAAGCCAGGACAAGTTTTGCCAGTGGTAATCACTGTGTACGAAGACAAATCTTTTGAATTCGTCATCAAAACTCCTCCTGCCGCAATCCAACTATTGGAAGCTGCGAAATTGAAAGGTGGATCCGGAGAACCCAACAGAAACAAAGTAGGATCTGTATCTTGGGCGCAAGTTCAAAAAATTGCTGAAGATAAAATGACGGATTTGAACTGCTTCACAATGGATTCCGCACTTACCATGGTTGCAGGTACTGCAAGATCAATGGGAATACGAGTAACAGGAACGAAACCAACTAACGCTTAA